A portion of the Flavobacterium magnum genome contains these proteins:
- a CDS encoding sensor histidine kinase, whose translation MHDIRIEFVMSLFILGAAVLAFIHHTALYFFSKDRFLLHYLIYLFFTGIFLYAKTGLYAYAFGIEAENYMLYAYKEAIQIVYLTSYFNFIIHAIWLSGTKVPYLFRFWKPIGGVLLLYAALFTMSKVYFPLDDYTIPFVAIRIFIFAITGIMLYQSFKLREIRFQQIILYGCSAYMVCGLTSFITNLDPTTDMLIYPLEWLMIGSFIDIIFFSFAIGYRNKKQHESLNLSLLEEANKLIEKQAELENERSRIAADMHDDLGSGLTKITYLSQMAVRNDTQENLVKIKNTAAELVKNMGELIWVMKEENNTLGDLASYIRAFAADYFETNNVTLRTAIKDFLDEMTISGNDRRNIFLLVKECCHNIVKHSGAGTVWLSIGYADGLNITIKDDGCGIPENKLQPTSGNGLKNMRVRIAKMRGRMEILSGEGCEIRFVIPLQKDSKNQPFVPL comes from the coding sequence ATGCACGACATACGCATTGAATTTGTCATGAGCCTCTTCATCCTGGGTGCCGCGGTGCTGGCGTTCATCCACCATACGGCACTGTACTTTTTCAGTAAGGACCGTTTTTTGCTCCACTACCTCATTTACCTGTTCTTTACAGGGATTTTCCTTTATGCCAAAACAGGCCTGTACGCCTACGCATTTGGCATCGAAGCCGAAAATTATATGCTGTACGCATACAAGGAAGCCATACAGATTGTGTACCTCACCTCTTATTTCAATTTTATCATCCACGCGATCTGGCTTTCCGGGACTAAGGTTCCGTACCTGTTCCGCTTCTGGAAACCCATTGGCGGTGTCTTGCTGTTGTACGCCGCGCTGTTTACAATGTCGAAGGTATACTTCCCGCTCGATGACTATACCATCCCGTTCGTGGCCATACGCATTTTCATCTTTGCTATCACCGGCATCATGCTTTACCAAAGCTTTAAATTAAGGGAAATCAGGTTCCAGCAAATCATCCTTTACGGATGCTCGGCGTACATGGTCTGTGGGTTGACGAGCTTTATCACCAACCTGGATCCGACGACCGATATGCTCATTTACCCATTGGAATGGCTGATGATCGGTAGTTTTATCGATATTATCTTTTTCTCTTTTGCCATCGGGTACCGCAATAAAAAACAGCACGAAAGCCTCAATTTATCTTTACTCGAAGAAGCCAACAAGCTGATTGAAAAGCAGGCAGAACTTGAAAACGAACGCAGCCGCATCGCCGCCGACATGCACGATGACCTCGGCAGCGGCCTGACCAAGATTACATACCTGAGTCAGATGGCCGTCAGGAATGACACCCAGGAAAACCTCGTCAAGATTAAAAACACCGCCGCCGAACTTGTAAAAAACATGGGCGAACTGATTTGGGTGATGAAAGAGGAAAACAATACCCTCGGTGACCTGGCCAGCTACATCCGGGCCTTCGCCGCAGATTATTTTGAAACCAACAACGTCACGTTGCGCACCGCCATCAAGGATTTTCTCGATGAGATGACCATTAGCGGAAATGACCGCCGTAACATATTCCTTTTGGTCAAAGAGTGCTGCCATAACATCGTTAAGCATTCCGGCGCCGGAACGGTCTGGCTCAGCATCGGATACGCTGACGGCCTGAACATCACCATTAAGGACGACGGCTGCGGGATTCCCGAAAACAAACTGCAGCCCACATCAGGCAACGGACTCAAAAACATGCGTGTCCGCATCGCTAAAATGCGTGGGCGGATGGAAATATTATCGGGCGAAGGGTGCGAAATACGTTTCGTTATCCCTTTGCAGAAGGATTCCAAAAATCAACCGTTTGTACCATTGTAA
- the ccsA gene encoding cytochrome c biogenesis protein CcsA, translating into MAVLFLTYAAAMATGTFIENDYNTATARILIYNTWWFEMIHLLFFVNFLGNIKRYQLWKKEKWATLTLHLAFIFILIGAGITRYISYEGMMLIREGAKTNEFYSEKNYLTVTVDGQYKGGLKRKIKQKELLMSPVTNNNFTITDQFAEIPYEVKYVRYIMNAKPEIRKDEKGVLYLKMVEAGGGTRHEHFLKEGQLEEIHNLLFAFNKPTPGAINISGDASNLTIRTPFEGNFMRMADKMQGKVVKDSAQNLMLRSLYNVGGSQFVFPEPAIKGVEDYVSNNNYKDKETDDVLVVKIVAEGKEKEVALMSGITDPGKTKTFNSGNLDFTLSFGNKIYNTPFFVKLNDFVAEKYPGTEKSYSSFESKVTVLDTLEGNNEKFDARIFMNNVLDYKGFRFFQASYDPDEMGTRLSVNHDFWGTTITYVGYFLLFFGLMAIMFTKHSRFADLKRKLEKVKQKKAGLMAVLLLLSGFGAAAQHEMKAPTQQEINAILTKYKVSGTHAAKFGRIIVQDVGGRMKPVNTFSSELLRKVSHSDTYNDMNADQVFLSMTQFPKLWYEVPIIYINPGNDSIRKIIGIPSKQKFARFINFFDKMGNYKLSPFLDKAYGAVNPTNFEKDFVETDKKMNLMNSALSGTILRIFPIPGDKNNKWISSAELDTAPIKGMDSIFTRQIVPIYLNSLSVAALNKKYKEPDFYLEGISKYQKKYGAKVMPSDDKISSEILYNKINIFRNLFFMYMMAGIVMMIFVIIRIFKENRLMRFLVNFMHVVVGLLFAAHTVGLVARWYISGHAPWSNAYEAIVYVAWATMFFGLAFDRKSKLTVASSAFVTSMILMAAYANWVDPEIANLVPVLNSYWLMIHVAVIVASYGPFALGMVLGFVSLLLIFFTTEKNKEKMKLNVQEITYINEMSLTIGLVMLTIGNFLGGQWANESWGRYWGWDPKETWALISIMVYAFVIHARFVPALRGKWVFNLMSMFAFLSILFTYYGVNFHLTGLHSYASGEAKSLSWMWYSMIVIAFLGAITYGKQRKFYKK; encoded by the coding sequence ATGGCCGTACTTTTCCTGACTTATGCCGCGGCGATGGCCACAGGCACTTTCATAGAGAACGACTACAACACCGCAACGGCACGCATCCTGATTTACAATACGTGGTGGTTTGAAATGATTCACCTGCTTTTTTTTGTGAATTTCCTTGGAAATATCAAGCGATACCAACTTTGGAAAAAAGAAAAATGGGCCACCCTGACCCTGCACCTCGCGTTTATTTTTATCCTGATCGGTGCCGGAATTACAAGATATATCAGTTATGAAGGCATGATGCTGATCCGCGAAGGCGCAAAAACCAACGAATTTTATTCCGAAAAGAATTACCTCACCGTGACCGTGGACGGGCAGTACAAAGGAGGGCTCAAGCGGAAGATTAAGCAAAAGGAACTGCTGATGTCCCCGGTAACAAACAACAATTTTACGATTACCGATCAGTTTGCCGAGATTCCATATGAAGTGAAGTACGTCAGATACATCATGAACGCCAAACCTGAGATCAGGAAGGACGAAAAAGGTGTCCTGTACCTGAAAATGGTTGAGGCCGGCGGTGGCACGCGGCATGAGCATTTCTTAAAGGAGGGACAACTCGAAGAGATCCACAACCTGCTCTTTGCGTTCAATAAACCGACGCCCGGTGCCATTAATATCAGCGGCGATGCTTCCAACCTCACGATCCGCACGCCGTTTGAAGGGAATTTCATGCGTATGGCCGATAAGATGCAAGGGAAAGTCGTCAAGGATTCCGCCCAGAACCTGATGCTGCGCTCACTCTACAATGTCGGTGGAAGCCAGTTCGTATTTCCCGAACCCGCCATTAAGGGCGTTGAGGATTACGTATCAAATAACAATTACAAGGACAAGGAAACCGATGACGTATTGGTTGTAAAGATTGTCGCGGAGGGCAAGGAGAAAGAAGTCGCGTTGATGAGCGGTATCACCGATCCGGGCAAGACGAAAACATTCAATTCCGGCAACCTTGATTTTACGCTGTCATTCGGGAATAAGATTTACAACACGCCTTTTTTTGTGAAGCTCAACGATTTTGTGGCTGAAAAATATCCGGGAACCGAGAAGAGCTATTCGTCATTTGAAAGTAAGGTGACCGTGCTGGACACCCTTGAGGGAAACAACGAAAAATTTGATGCACGCATTTTCATGAACAATGTATTGGATTACAAAGGATTCCGTTTCTTCCAGGCTTCGTATGACCCTGATGAGATGGGCACGCGGCTTTCCGTCAATCACGATTTCTGGGGAACCACGATTACGTATGTCGGTTACTTCCTGTTGTTTTTCGGATTGATGGCAATTATGTTTACGAAGCATTCGCGCTTTGCCGACCTCAAGCGGAAACTGGAAAAAGTAAAACAGAAAAAAGCAGGTCTGATGGCGGTATTGCTGTTACTTTCGGGTTTCGGCGCGGCGGCGCAACACGAGATGAAAGCGCCAACTCAGCAGGAAATCAACGCCATTCTGACGAAATATAAAGTCAGCGGGACGCACGCAGCAAAATTCGGCCGCATTATCGTGCAGGATGTCGGCGGCAGGATGAAGCCCGTGAACACTTTTTCATCAGAATTGCTGCGCAAAGTGAGCCATTCCGATACGTATAACGACATGAACGCGGACCAGGTATTCCTTTCGATGACACAGTTCCCGAAACTTTGGTACGAGGTGCCGATTATCTACATCAATCCAGGGAATGACAGTATCCGTAAGATCATCGGTATCCCTTCCAAACAGAAATTCGCAAGATTTATCAATTTCTTTGATAAAATGGGGAACTACAAACTGTCGCCGTTTTTGGATAAAGCCTACGGTGCGGTAAATCCGACCAATTTCGAGAAGGATTTTGTGGAAACCGACAAGAAAATGAACCTGATGAATTCAGCATTGTCCGGGACCATTCTGAGGATTTTCCCGATTCCGGGAGACAAGAATAACAAATGGATTTCCTCAGCGGAACTGGATACGGCGCCGATTAAAGGCATGGATTCTATATTTACCAGGCAGATTGTACCGATTTACCTGAATTCCCTTTCCGTGGCTGCCCTGAACAAAAAATACAAGGAACCGGATTTTTATCTCGAGGGAATTTCCAAGTACCAAAAAAAGTACGGCGCGAAAGTGATGCCGAGCGACGATAAAATCTCATCTGAAATCCTTTATAACAAGATCAACATCTTCAGAAACCTTTTCTTTATGTATATGATGGCAGGGATTGTGATGATGATTTTTGTAATTATCCGCATTTTCAAGGAGAATAGGCTGATGCGGTTTTTGGTCAATTTCATGCATGTCGTCGTCGGATTATTGTTTGCGGCCCACACGGTTGGCCTTGTTGCGCGTTGGTACATTTCAGGGCACGCACCGTGGAGTAATGCGTACGAAGCCATTGTTTACGTCGCCTGGGCCACGATGTTCTTCGGTCTGGCGTTCGACCGGAAATCTAAACTGACCGTAGCGTCATCGGCATTCGTGACATCTATGATCCTCATGGCCGCATATGCCAACTGGGTTGATCCTGAAATCGCAAATCTGGTACCGGTACTGAACTCCTATTGGCTGATGATCCACGTTGCAGTAATTGTGGCGAGTTATGGTCCGTTTGCGCTGGGCATGGTGCTTGGATTCGTATCGCTGTTACTGATCTTTTTCACAACCGAAAAAAATAAGGAGAAAATGAAGCTCAATGTTCAGGAAATCACTTACATCAACGAAATGTCATTGACTATTGGTCTTGTGATGCTGACCATCGGAAATTTCCTGGGCGGGCAATGGGCAAATGAAAGCTGGGGTAGGTACTGGGGATGGGATCCTAAAGAAACATGGGCACTGATCAGTATTATGGTCTATGCATTTGTGATTCATGCGCGCTTTGTGCCTGCACTACGCGGCAAGTGGGTATTTAACCTGATGAGTATGTTCGCGTTCCTGTCTATTTTATTTACATATTATGGCGTGAATTTCCACCTTACCGGACTGCATTCTTATGCCAGTGGCGAAGCCAAATCACTGAGCTGGATGTGGTACAGCATGATAGTCATCGCATTCCTTGGAGCGATTACTTATGGTAAGCAGCGTAAATTCTATAAAAAATAA
- a CDS encoding anti-sigma factor, whose product MDITTYIESGILELYVFGNLTEDEMKEVSEMAQKHQEIKNEILSIEKAVISLSFSMSPYLSAANFNQIRRQLIEKHGGVIEMRKRPNAMSYIGWAAAILLLAGTCYFYNLNESANNQIVTVEAEKTKMKGDMDALQAKSRNTENMLAVVRDENNVIVPLGGQAVAPDAKARIYWNKSTQAVYVDASGLPEPPEGKVYQVWSLQLSPQLVPTSIGLLADFKANDAKMFAVESTASPQGFGITLEPAGGSATPTMEQLYTLGAMKV is encoded by the coding sequence ATGGATATTACAACATATATTGAATCGGGAATTTTAGAACTTTACGTTTTTGGTAATCTTACCGAGGACGAAATGAAGGAAGTCAGCGAGATGGCACAAAAGCATCAGGAAATCAAGAATGAAATCCTGTCTATTGAAAAAGCGGTAATCAGCCTGTCCTTCAGTATGTCGCCTTATTTGTCTGCAGCCAATTTTAACCAAATCCGCAGGCAGCTAATAGAAAAGCATGGTGGCGTCATTGAAATGAGGAAACGCCCGAACGCCATGTCATACATCGGCTGGGCAGCGGCAATTTTGCTACTTGCCGGGACATGCTATTTTTACAATCTGAATGAATCTGCAAACAATCAGATTGTCACTGTAGAAGCCGAAAAAACCAAAATGAAGGGCGATATGGATGCCCTGCAGGCCAAGAGCAGGAATACGGAAAATATGCTTGCCGTGGTACGTGATGAAAACAATGTCATTGTACCCCTGGGCGGACAGGCTGTCGCACCGGATGCCAAGGCGAGGATCTATTGGAACAAGTCGACTCAGGCAGTTTATGTTGACGCCAGCGGATTGCCCGAACCTCCGGAAGGCAAAGTCTACCAGGTATGGTCGTTGCAGCTGAGTCCGCAACTCGTCCCCACAAGCATCGGGCTATTGGCTGACTTTAAAGCCAACGACGCCAAAATGTTTGCTGTGGAGAGCACCGCTTCCCCACAAGGTTTCGGGATCACACTTGAACCGGCAGGCGGAAGTGCGACGCCAACAATGGAACAGTTGTACACGCTAGGTGCTATGAAAGTTTAA
- a CDS encoding RNA polymerase sigma factor: MTQEELLPLVLKKDERAFTLLYDMYSKNLYGVIYNLVRDREEAEDVLQEVFVKIWKNIETYNESKGRFFTWILNIARNTTIDKLRSKGFNNSRKNLSADNFVHLLDDSNKLSNRIDTIGIREFVKKLKPKCIQIIDLLFFKGYTQQEASEELEIPLGTVKTQNRNCMNDLRNFLQV; this comes from the coding sequence ATGACCCAGGAAGAATTATTGCCGCTGGTTTTGAAGAAAGACGAACGAGCGTTCACGCTGCTTTATGACATGTACTCCAAAAATCTTTACGGCGTGATTTACAATCTCGTGCGCGACCGCGAGGAGGCCGAAGATGTGTTACAGGAAGTGTTTGTGAAGATTTGGAAGAACATCGAAACCTACAATGAGAGTAAAGGCCGGTTCTTTACCTGGATCCTGAATATCGCCCGAAATACCACGATTGATAAACTCCGGTCCAAAGGTTTTAATAACAGCCGAAAAAACCTGAGCGCCGATAATTTCGTACATCTGCTAGATGACAGTAATAAATTGTCCAACCGTATAGATACGATCGGCATCCGGGAATTCGTCAAAAAATTAAAGCCGAAATGCATCCAGATTATCGATTTGCTCTTTTTTAAAGGTTACACGCAGCAGGAGGCGTCGGAAGAACTCGAAATACCGTTAGGCACGGTAAAAACGCAGAACCGCAATTGTATGAATGATTTGAGAAACTTTTTACAGGTATAA
- a CDS encoding glutathione peroxidase has translation MKKITILAACLFCLSTQGTLAQQANISAQPMDNSPKAQPKKLYDFNARDIADKPFDFSTLKGKKVMIVNTASECGFTPQYKELEELYQRYKDKNFVIIGFPSNDFGEQEPGSNKEIAAFCQKNYGVTFPMMAKVSVNGLNKSKVYQFLTEEKLNGLRNFDVKWNFQKFLIDENGNLVKSLESKVSPLDPAITSWIDGAQNTVQKKQ, from the coding sequence ATGAAAAAAATCACAATTTTAGCAGCCTGCCTCTTTTGTTTGTCAACTCAGGGCACGCTCGCACAACAGGCCAACATAAGCGCTCAACCTATGGATAATTCACCGAAAGCACAACCGAAGAAACTCTACGATTTCAATGCAAGGGACATCGCAGACAAGCCATTTGATTTTTCAACGCTGAAAGGCAAAAAAGTCATGATCGTAAATACGGCGTCTGAATGTGGCTTTACGCCACAATATAAGGAATTGGAAGAGTTGTACCAACGCTACAAGGACAAGAATTTCGTGATCATTGGGTTTCCGTCAAACGATTTCGGGGAGCAGGAACCGGGAAGCAACAAGGAAATCGCTGCGTTCTGCCAGAAAAATTACGGAGTTACGTTTCCGATGATGGCCAAAGTATCTGTGAACGGCCTAAATAAAAGTAAGGTTTACCAGTTCCTTACTGAAGAAAAACTGAACGGTCTTCGGAATTTTGATGTGAAATGGAATTTCCAGAAGTTCCTGATCGATGAGAATGGGAATCTTGTCAAGTCACTCGAATCTAAAGTGAGTCCGCTTGATCCGGCTATTACATCCTGGATTGACGGTGCGCAAAATACAGTCCAGAAAAAACAATAA
- a CDS encoding GNAT family N-acetyltransferase, with protein MAITVRNATENDITAILEIVNHAILHTTAIYDYDARTVVQQQQWFSDKNSVGDPVVVAEVDGRVAGFGTYGSFRVKVAYRHTVEHSVYVSDGFKGRGIGKLLLETLISRASMQGHHVMIGCIDAENTGSIAFHEKFGFEVTGTLREVGFKFGRWLDLVMMQLILK; from the coding sequence ATGGCGATAACCGTTCGCAATGCAACAGAAAATGACATTACGGCGATACTGGAGATTGTCAATCACGCCATACTCCATACAACGGCGATCTATGATTATGACGCACGCACGGTCGTACAGCAGCAACAATGGTTCAGCGACAAAAATTCCGTCGGTGATCCGGTCGTGGTCGCCGAGGTGGACGGCCGCGTTGCCGGATTCGGGACGTACGGAAGTTTCAGGGTAAAGGTGGCATACCGTCACACGGTCGAGCATTCGGTGTATGTGTCGGACGGGTTCAAAGGCCGTGGTATCGGAAAACTATTATTGGAAACGCTCATCTCCCGCGCCAGCATGCAGGGCCACCATGTGATGATCGGCTGTATTGATGCGGAAAACACCGGGAGCATTGCATTTCATGAAAAATTCGGTTTTGAGGTAACGGGAACCCTGCGTGAAGTCGGTTTTAAATTCGGACGCTGGCTTGACCTCGTTATGATGCAACTGATACTGAAATAA
- a CDS encoding thioredoxin family protein — translation MNTLLKYLLILFFAHAAMAQNGVQFEEIGFEQAIAKSRTARKPVFYMIYATWCPHCEKMRQQVFTDPKIGAYFNSHFINVLVDGEQGEGPELRKKFGVKAFPGLLFIDEQGTLLYSLNGEFKVDDLLAEAANAMVPEKQLPYLKAAFDADPSNAEKCLAYLITLRKGSDRKALSPAAHKYLATQSDSQLPSTINWRIIANAVTDINSREFQYVLSHQEQFAAVASPARVQRKIGNIVTELLEPYVASLDSLGYKSKRQIVKSMRLQKADSLVFSYDLMLAEHTNNWAAYRKAAEEGVEKYVWGNQKIIKEIANTYLQHLADTERLSYAIKWVKHALELMDSYDGNIILSKLYLKVNDRSNAITYARKAKELTRNLGWNSQEADALFKELNIN, via the coding sequence ATGAACACACTCTTAAAGTATCTGCTCATTTTATTTTTTGCCCATGCTGCCATGGCGCAAAACGGCGTGCAATTTGAGGAAATCGGTTTCGAGCAGGCCATTGCAAAATCCAGGACGGCGCGCAAACCGGTTTTTTACATGATTTATGCCACCTGGTGCCCGCACTGCGAGAAAATGCGGCAGCAGGTTTTTACTGATCCGAAAATAGGCGCATACTTCAACAGCCATTTTATCAATGTGTTGGTTGATGGGGAACAAGGCGAAGGGCCGGAATTGCGTAAGAAATTTGGCGTAAAGGCATTTCCCGGACTGCTTTTCATCGATGAACAGGGCACGCTGCTATACAGCCTGAACGGAGAATTTAAAGTGGATGATTTACTCGCTGAGGCCGCAAACGCCATGGTTCCGGAAAAACAACTTCCGTACCTGAAAGCTGCTTTCGACGCCGATCCGTCTAATGCCGAAAAATGCCTTGCATACCTGATTACGCTGCGTAAAGGAAGCGATCGCAAGGCGCTTTCACCCGCAGCACACAAGTATTTGGCAACGCAGTCCGACAGTCAGTTGCCCAGTACCATCAACTGGCGGATTATTGCCAATGCGGTGACAGACATCAACTCACGCGAATTCCAGTATGTCCTCAGCCATCAGGAGCAGTTTGCGGCGGTTGCATCGCCGGCGCGTGTACAACGCAAAATCGGAAACATCGTCACTGAATTGCTCGAACCTTACGTTGCCAGTCTGGATAGTCTCGGCTACAAATCGAAGCGGCAGATTGTAAAGTCGATGCGGTTGCAGAAGGCCGATTCTTTGGTCTTTTCATATGATCTCATGCTTGCGGAACACACCAATAATTGGGCAGCTTACCGAAAGGCGGCTGAAGAGGGTGTTGAAAAATATGTGTGGGGAAACCAGAAAATCATCAAGGAAATTGCCAACACTTACTTACAGCATCTTGCGGACACCGAGCGTCTTTCTTACGCGATAAAATGGGTGAAACATGCATTGGAATTGATGGACTCGTATGATGGAAATATTATCCTGTCGAAGTTATACCTAAAAGTCAATGACCGCAGTAATGCCATCACTTACGCCCGAAAAGCGAAAGAACTCACGAGAAACCTCGGCTGGAATTCGCAGGAGGCCGATGCCCTTTTTAAGGAATTAAACATCAACTGA
- the menD gene encoding 2-succinyl-5-enolpyruvyl-6-hydroxy-3-cyclohexene-1-carboxylic-acid synthase, with translation MTFPKIPLAQSIIEICAQQGIQHIVISPGSRNAPLTIGFASQPRFRCYSIADERCAAFFALGIAQQLHEPVVLVCTSGSALLNYYPAFAEAFYSQIPLVVISADRPTDKIDIGDGQTIRQQNVYANHSLYNANLSESASAENDAEINTAIGISRVKKGPVHINAPFEEPLYETQEGISVTPAIAEMNVTAAQNPNLANFAGIWNGARKKLLLVGVNEPGVVSDAVVGQIAADPSMMVMTETTSNLHHPSFINNIDTIITPFTEEEFGALQPDLLITFGGMVVSKRIKAFLRKYRPKNHWHIDPLRAYDTFGALTKHFEMPVNDFFGQLAPSVAHSVSDYRELGQGIKDLRARRHEEYLRKMPFCDFKVFAAVMPALRRESQLQISNSAAIRYAQLIEIDPTIEVFCNRGTSGIDGSTSTAIGAALASGKQTTLITGDIGFLYDSNALWNSYIPKNFKIILVNNGGGGIFRILPGHQETPVFNTYFETGHTLTAEHLAKMFGLNYLSANDENTLEVGLSALFASDERPAILEVFTPTSVNDGVLLQYFRELI, from the coding sequence ATGACCTTTCCTAAAATCCCTTTGGCGCAAAGCATAATCGAAATTTGTGCGCAGCAAGGAATACAACACATCGTGATTTCTCCCGGATCCAGAAATGCGCCGCTGACCATCGGTTTTGCCAGCCAGCCAAGATTTCGCTGTTACAGCATCGCCGACGAGCGCTGTGCGGCATTCTTCGCTCTGGGCATCGCACAGCAACTGCATGAGCCTGTGGTTTTGGTCTGTACTTCAGGGTCGGCATTGCTCAATTATTACCCGGCTTTTGCCGAGGCGTTTTACAGCCAGATTCCTTTGGTCGTAATTTCTGCCGACAGGCCAACAGATAAAATCGACATCGGTGACGGGCAAACCATCCGCCAGCAAAACGTGTATGCGAACCATTCGCTGTACAACGCCAATCTCAGCGAAAGCGCTTCCGCAGAAAATGACGCCGAAATCAATACAGCGATCGGGATCAGCCGCGTGAAAAAGGGTCCGGTACACATCAATGCGCCTTTTGAAGAACCATTGTACGAAACGCAGGAAGGGATTTCGGTGACGCCTGCCATTGCCGAAATGAACGTGACAGCTGCCCAAAACCCGAATCTTGCCAATTTTGCCGGAATCTGGAACGGCGCCAGAAAGAAACTGTTGCTCGTCGGCGTGAATGAACCGGGAGTCGTCAGCGATGCCGTTGTGGGCCAAATTGCCGCGGATCCGTCAATGATGGTCATGACGGAAACCACATCAAACCTGCACCATCCGTCATTCATCAACAATATCGACACGATCATCACGCCTTTTACAGAGGAAGAATTTGGCGCGCTGCAACCCGATTTGCTGATCACTTTCGGCGGCATGGTGGTATCAAAACGCATTAAGGCGTTCCTGCGTAAATACAGACCCAAAAACCATTGGCATATCGATCCGCTGCGTGCGTACGACACCTTCGGTGCGTTAACGAAACATTTCGAAATGCCGGTCAATGACTTTTTCGGACAATTGGCGCCATCGGTTGCGCACAGCGTCAGCGATTATCGTGAACTGGGCCAGGGGATAAAAGACTTGCGCGCCCGCCGCCACGAAGAATATCTGCGTAAAATGCCGTTTTGTGATTTTAAGGTTTTCGCTGCCGTGATGCCTGCCCTGCGCAGGGAGTCGCAACTTCAGATCAGCAACAGTGCGGCAATCCGGTATGCGCAACTCATCGAGATTGACCCGACCATCGAGGTGTTCTGTAACCGGGGTACGAGCGGTATAGACGGCAGCACGTCAACGGCGATAGGTGCGGCGCTGGCTTCAGGAAAACAGACTACGCTGATTACCGGCGACATCGGGTTTTTATACGACAGCAACGCACTGTGGAACAGCTACATCCCGAAGAATTTTAAGATCATCCTGGTCAACAACGGCGGCGGTGGCATTTTCAGGATCCTGCCCGGGCATCAGGAAACACCCGTGTTCAATACGTATTTCGAAACCGGTCATACGCTGACCGCGGAGCATCTGGCGAAAATGTTCGGATTGAATTATCTGAGCGCCAATGATGAAAACACTTTGGAAGTCGGGCTTTCAGCTTTGTTTGCCTCAGATGAGCGGCCCGCCATCCTCGAAGTGTTTACGCCAACTTCGGTAAACGACGGCGTATTGTTGCAGTATTTCCGCGAACTTATCTGA
- a CDS encoding YdeI/OmpD-associated family protein → MRPLFFEKASDFRKWLEENHDKCTEAIVLFYKTGSGKPSMNWPDSVDQALSFGWIDGHLKPVDEQSYTRRFTPRKANSIWSNVNIRKVEKLISEGLMHEAGMAAYNLRKPGKIGIYGFEKPLQQLDETLENGFKANQKAWEFFEKQAPSYKKAIIHWLMAGKQEKTRLARLEKIISASAEGKKLR, encoded by the coding sequence GTGAGACCGTTATTTTTCGAGAAAGCATCCGATTTCAGAAAGTGGCTTGAGGAAAACCACGACAAATGCACCGAAGCAATCGTTTTGTTCTATAAAACCGGAAGCGGCAAACCGAGCATGAACTGGCCGGACTCCGTTGACCAAGCACTCAGTTTCGGGTGGATTGACGGACACCTGAAGCCTGTGGATGAACAATCCTATACCAGGCGGTTCACGCCGCGAAAGGCAAACAGCATCTGGAGTAATGTCAATATCAGAAAAGTCGAGAAACTGATTTCCGAAGGACTCATGCACGAAGCAGGAATGGCCGCCTACAATCTGCGGAAGCCCGGGAAAATCGGAATTTACGGATTTGAAAAGCCGTTACAACAACTCGACGAAACACTCGAAAATGGCTTTAAAGCCAATCAAAAGGCCTGGGAATTTTTTGAGAAACAAGCGCCATCGTACAAAAAAGCCATCATCCATTGGCTCATGGCAGGCAAGCAGGAAAAAACGCGGTTGGCACGCCTGGAAAAGATCATTTCGGCAAGCGCTGAAGGCAAAAAACTCAGATAA